The following is a genomic window from Micrococcus cohnii.
GTCCTCGGGCAGTACGACCCGTTCAGCGCCCTGACACCCGGCCCCGACGGCGACCGCCGCCCCGGTTCGGGCGGGCGGCTCATGCTGGTGGCGCCCAATGTGGCGATGGTGCGGGCCGAGCTGAACGTGATCCCGGAGGACTTCCGCATGTGGGTGTGCCTGCACGAGCAGACCCACCGCGTGCAGTTCGCCGCGGCGCCCTGGCTGGCCGAGCACCTGCGGGACGAGATCACGGGGTTCACCTCCGCGATGTTCGACAAGTCCGAGTCGCTCTCCGGGCGCCTGCGCGCCGCATTGCTGGCCGCCCGGCCCGGCGGGGACGAGGCCGGCCCGGCGGACGGGGCGGCCGACGGGCACGGGGTGCCCGCGCCGCGGGGCGGGCTCATGGCGGCGCTGCACGACGAGGAGGACCGCGCCCGCATGTCCCGCCTCACCGCCGTGATGTCGCTGCTCGAGGGGCACGCGAACGTCGTCATGGACGGGGTGGACGCCTCCGTCGTCTCGAGTGTGAAGACGATCCGCCGTCGCTTCGGCGAACGCCAGCAGCGGCGCTCCCCGCTGGATCGGTGGGTGCGTCGAATGCTCGGGATGGACGCCAAGATGCGCCAGTACCAGGACGGTCAGCGGTTCGTCACGGCCGTCGTCGAGCAGCTGGGCATGGACGGGTTCAACGTCGTCTGGGACGCCCCCGAGTTGTTGCCGACCGAGGCTGAGGTCCACGCGCCCGAGCAGTGGGTGCGCCGCATCCGTGCGACCGCTTGAGAGCGGGGCGGGACTGCCCGCCCTGACCGGGCCGTGGCCGCCGACGACGCGGTGGCCGGAG
Proteins encoded in this region:
- a CDS encoding zinc-dependent metalloprotease, coding for MNRPENPTPDEPPTSDARGDAAAAERAPAQPIDWAVAARTAAALAPPGPRMSARQARAETEGLRAAAEASVPHVHRLTRLAAAEDLRDSQLLVVDRGTWAKANTHSFQALLRPTFDHLARTRPGEYRTSTHPLATRATATELGGILAWLSSKVLGQYDPFSALTPGPDGDRRPGSGGRLMLVAPNVAMVRAELNVIPEDFRMWVCLHEQTHRVQFAAAPWLAEHLRDEITGFTSAMFDKSESLSGRLRAALLAARPGGDEAGPADGAADGHGVPAPRGGLMAALHDEEDRARMSRLTAVMSLLEGHANVVMDGVDASVVSSVKTIRRRFGERQQRRSPLDRWVRRMLGMDAKMRQYQDGQRFVTAVVEQLGMDGFNVVWDAPELLPTEAEVHAPEQWVRRIRATA